One region of Lampris incognitus isolate fLamInc1 chromosome 12, fLamInc1.hap2, whole genome shotgun sequence genomic DNA includes:
- the prune2 gene encoding protein prune homolog 2, translating to MDQSSERKMSAEGAEARPAPPTTLPLQGQPSQRRKLSVTHIVSLSPDQSEDDLGETSDDFDVNMDDLETPDEWDYLDYPVTEMNSEELAAANKNSARMPCEPILTCGAEEVHQDGSLWRTVIIGEQEHRINMMSIEPYRKVISHGGYYGNGVNAIIVFAACYLPDSNREDYHEVMEHLFLYVISTLELMVAEDYMILYLNGATPHRKMPGIGWLKKCYEMIDRRLKKNLKSFIIVHPSWFIRTILTITRPFISTKFSNKVKYVKSLDELQDLIPMDYLQIPECIIRLDQELKEAQNSRVHSFLQGPEPTAGREE from the exons ATGGACCAATCATCTGAGAGGAAGATGAGCGCTGAGGGGGCCGAAGCAAGACCAG CCCCTCCTACCACGCTGCCCCTCCAAGGACAACCCTCCCAGAGAAGGAAGCTCTCTGTAACACATATAGTAAGCCTGTCACCGGACCAAAGTGAGGATGACCTTGGTGAGACATCTGATGACTTTGACGTTAATATGGATGACCTTGAGACTCCAGATGAGTGGGATTACCTGGACTACCCTGTCACTGAAATGAACTCGGAAG AACTTGCAGCAGCCAATAAGAACAGCGCAAGGATGCCTTGTGAACCAATCCTTACATGTGGCGCTGAGGAAGTGCATCAGGATGGCAGTTTATGGAGGACGGTTATCATTGGGGAGCAGGAGCACCGCATCAATATGATGAGCATTGAGCCCTACCGGAAAGTCATCTCCCATGGAG GCTACTATGGTAACGGAGTTAACGCCATCATAGTGTTTGCCGCCTGTTACCTGCCAGATAGTAACAGAGAGGACTACCATGAAGTGATGGAACACCTCTTTCT ttaCGTGATCAGTACACTAGAGCTGATGGTAGCAGAGGACTATATGATTCTCTACCTGAATGGAGCCACCCCACACAGGAAAATGCCTGGCATAGGCTGGTTAAAGAAATGCTATGAGATGATTGACAGAAG GCTCAAGAAGAATTTGAAATCATTCATCATTGTCCATCCTTCATGGTTTATCAGGACCATCCTAACCATCACCAGGCCCTTCATAAG CACCAAGTTCAGCAATAAAGTAAAGTATGTGAAGAGCTTGGACGAGCTGCAAGATCTCATCCCCATGGACTACTTACAAATCCCAGAGTGCATCATTAG ACTTGATCAGGAGCTGAAAGAAGCACAGAACTCAAG AGTGCATAGTTTTCTGCAGGGACCAGAGCCAACAGCAGGCAGAGAAGAATAA